The Anopheles coluzzii chromosome 2, AcolN3, whole genome shotgun sequence genome window below encodes:
- the LOC120947993 gene encoding CD2-associated protein isoform X2 gives MLSAVVEFDYTAKEPDELTLKKGAIITNIKVQDGGWWEGTLVATGRTGVFPDNFVRVLESQDKNQVVLRDKSATQNRRCKVIYSYQENKADELTLAVGDVVEFFEEVEEGWWRGKLNGRVGVFPSNFVEMIESVSPKSSSRKSGNVGGGTGVTAIDGGGLPATTGSLGASLSKTNSLNKSRTSLNSSREDLDRHDAPSLPPKPVRELCKVLFAYQPANEDELKLVEGDIITILSKELPDKGWWKGELRGRIGVFPDNFVSLLPPEGGKSSAHISASVRSLASSTTGYSSGGVSPHHPGVVSPVKDPLHIPKPDRPPTASKMQMFGKQTSNPSTISAAAYRKESFGSKDSLNESTGSVGSVGGAGSVTGSPTYNSVAAHRKSLESKGTDGSAVSPAPTAGIVTEKPPRKSLENKASEIRKSLENLDDKKATPPPVLGKKPQVPIKKSPSITSVTGNLFSGLKQKVKGGGSLEKDKTTAADERDGIGSSKVVKSEVADNGDRSIVGERIDVELGHVERGTSVLKDMRANRAKAPKRRPPSSPSSIITTDPNVTANGGSVSLSNGNSGLFNQLSLSFEPESPKPDLMVSAAPALNSSHGSGSTAATGDAEEAVPKVAKPREWEKNKVPWMDELKASQAKKTTASESKSPEHHHHVSSSQHSTSSHTQEETSISKSFHASTTTTTTGGAGTTPPVPSGHAVRARLMERSATTTSVPSESNHASNSTSNINSSFDLIASCNRKDTVTPSSVSSSGGGSLQHQQHHQSFESSNVSAMTKSMSALSTTTTKIAISASSTGTVSSTTAITENNGTHEPPSPNSRPVSVNLRSTSISPTPQNRNAKTIHIVGTSTNSTAGNNSKPTSSALGAGTEAMNAVPAHPVSMDNVCSRVQELEQKVNRMERQLATQNGLIEELTRMLRGESDKVKTLQKELEKYAQCVTQV, from the exons ATGC TGAGCGCAGTCGTCGAGTTCGACTACACGGCCAAGGAACCGGATGAGCTAACGctcaaaaagggtgccatcaTTACCAACATCAAAGTGCAGGATGGAGGCTGGTGGGAAGGAACGCTGGTCGCTACCGGCCGCACCGGAGTTTTTCCGGACAATTTCGTCCGCGTGCTAGAATCGCAAGACAAGAATCAAGTGGTCCTACG AGATAAAAGTGCAACACAGAATCGAAGGTGTAAAGTCATTTACAGCTATCAGGAGAACAAAGCCGACGAACTAACGTTAGCGGTGGGCGATGTAGTAGAATTTTTCGAGGAG GTCGAGGAAGGATGGTGGCGCGGTAAGCTGAACGGACGGGTCGGCGTGTTTCCGTCCAACTTCGTCGAAATGATCGAATCCGTATCGCCCAAATCGTCAAGCCGCAAGAGTGGCAACGTGGGCGGTGGTACGGGCGTTACGGCAATTGATGGTGGCGGGCTACCGGCAACGACCGGTTCGTTAGGTGCCAGCCTGTCCAAAACCAACAGCCTCAACAAGAGCCGCACGAGCTTGAACAGCTCGCGGGAGGATCTGGACAGGCATGATGCACCGTCGCTGCCGCCGAAACCGGTACGGGAACTGTGCAAGGTACTGTTCGCTTACCAGCCCGCCAACGAGGACGAGCTGAAGCTGGTGGAGGGCGACATCATCACCATCCTCTCGAAAGAGCTACCGGATAAGGGCTGGTGGAAGGGCGAGCTGCGCGGACGGATCGGCGTGTTTCCGGACAATTTCGTTTCGCTGCTACCGCCGGAAGGTGGTAAATCGTCCGCGCACATATCGGCTTCGGTCCGCTCGCTTGCCAGCAGCACGACCGGCTACAGCAGCGGTGGCGTTAGTCCTCATCATCCGGGCGTCGTTTCCCCGGTCAAGGATCCGCTTCACATTCCCAAACCGGACCGCCCGCCAACGGCCAGCAAGATGCAAATGTTTGGCAAGCAAACGTCCAACCCGTCCACCATCTCGGCGGCGGCCTACCGGAAGGAGAGCTTCGGCTCGAAGGATTCGTTGAACGAATCGACCGGCAGTGTCGGAAGCGTCGGCGGCGCGGGCTCGGTGACCGGTTCACCGACGTACAACAGCGTGGCGGCGCACCGGAAATCGCTCGAAAGCAAGGGCACGGACGGTTCGGCCGTATCGCCAGCCCCCACGGCAGGCATCGTGACGGAGAAGCCACCGCGCAAGAGCCTGGAAAACAAAGCGTCCGAGATTCGCAAAAGTCTGGAAAATTTGGACGACAAAAAGGCCACCCCGCCACCAGTGCTTGGTAAAAAGCCGCAGGTTCCCATCAAAAAGTCACCCTCGATCACGAGCGTCACCGGGAACCTGTTCTCGGGGCTGAAGCAAAAGGTGAAGGGTGGAGGATCGCTGGAAAAGGACAAAACGACCGCAGCGGATGAACGGGACGGCATCGGTAGCAGCAAGGTGGTAAAGTCGGAGGTGGCGGACAATGGCGACCGGTCGATCGTGGGCGAACGGATCGATGTAGAGCTGGGACACGTTGAACGTGGCACCTCGGTACTGAAGGACATGCGGGCCAATCGGGCGAAAGCGCCCAAACGGCGGCCACCCTCCTCACCAAGCAGTATTATTACCACCGATCCGAACGTGACGGCCAACGGTGGTAGCGTTTCCCTTAGCAATGGCAATTCTGGCCTATTCAATCAGCTGTCACTATCATTCGAGCCGGAAAGTCCGAAGCCGGACCTGATGGTGTCGGCAGCACCGGCCCTAAACTCTTCGCACGGTTCCGGATCCACCGCAGCGACGGGCGACGCGGAGGAGGCAGTGCCCAAGGTGGCGAAACCTCGCGAGTGGGAAAAGAACAAGGTACCGTGGATGGACGAGCTGAAGGCAAGTCAGGCAAAAAAGACGACCGCCTCGGAAAGCAAATCGCCCGAACACCATCATCACGTGTCGTCCTCGCAACACAGCACGAGTAGCCACACTCAGGAGGAGACAAGCATTTCCAAATCATTCCATgctagcaccaccaccaccaccacgggtGGGGCCGGCACTACACCACCCGTCCCGTCGGGTCATGCGGTCCGTGCCCGGCTAATGGAACGATCCGCCACGACGACGAGTGTCCCGTCGGAAAGCAATCACGCCAGCAATAGTACCAGCAATATCAACAGTTCCTTCGATCTGATTGCGTCGTGCAATCGGAAGGACACAGTCACACCGTCCTCAGTCAGCAGTAGTGGCGGAGGTTCgctgcagcaccagcagcaccatcaatCCTTCGAGTCATCGAACGTGAGCGCAATGACTAAATCGATGTCTGCCCTgtccaccaccacgaccaagATTGCCATCTCCGCATCGTCGACCGGTACGGTATCGTCGACCACGGCGATCACCGAAAACAACGGTACACATGAACCGCCCTCACCAAACAGTCGCCCCGTCAGTGTGAACCTGCGGAGCACCAGCATTTCGCCAACGCCCCAGAACCGTAATGCCAAAACGATTCACATCGTCGGCACCAGCACCAACAGTACGGCGGGTAACAACAGTAAGCCAACATCGTCCGCGCTGGGAGCAGGGACAGAAGCGATGAACGCTGTGCCCGCTCATCCCGTCTCGATGGACAACGTTTGCAGCCGGGTTCAGGAGCTGGAGCAGAAGGTGAACCGAATGGAGCGACAGCTGGCAACACAGAACGGACTTATTGAAGAGCTGACGCGAATGTTACGCGGTGAGTCGGATAAGGTAAAAACGCTTCAGAAAGAGCTAGAAAAGTACGCGCAATGCGTTACGCAGGTATGA
- the LOC120947993 gene encoding CD2-associated protein isoform X1 → MDLHTLTKSEVSAVVEFDYTAKEPDELTLKKGAIITNIKVQDGGWWEGTLVATGRTGVFPDNFVRVLESQDKNQVVLRDKSATQNRRCKVIYSYQENKADELTLAVGDVVEFFEEVEEGWWRGKLNGRVGVFPSNFVEMIESVSPKSSSRKSGNVGGGTGVTAIDGGGLPATTGSLGASLSKTNSLNKSRTSLNSSREDLDRHDAPSLPPKPVRELCKVLFAYQPANEDELKLVEGDIITILSKELPDKGWWKGELRGRIGVFPDNFVSLLPPEGGKSSAHISASVRSLASSTTGYSSGGVSPHHPGVVSPVKDPLHIPKPDRPPTASKMQMFGKQTSNPSTISAAAYRKESFGSKDSLNESTGSVGSVGGAGSVTGSPTYNSVAAHRKSLESKGTDGSAVSPAPTAGIVTEKPPRKSLENKASEIRKSLENLDDKKATPPPVLGKKPQVPIKKSPSITSVTGNLFSGLKQKVKGGGSLEKDKTTAADERDGIGSSKVVKSEVADNGDRSIVGERIDVELGHVERGTSVLKDMRANRAKAPKRRPPSSPSSIITTDPNVTANGGSVSLSNGNSGLFNQLSLSFEPESPKPDLMVSAAPALNSSHGSGSTAATGDAEEAVPKVAKPREWEKNKVPWMDELKASQAKKTTASESKSPEHHHHVSSSQHSTSSHTQEETSISKSFHASTTTTTTGGAGTTPPVPSGHAVRARLMERSATTTSVPSESNHASNSTSNINSSFDLIASCNRKDTVTPSSVSSSGGGSLQHQQHHQSFESSNVSAMTKSMSALSTTTTKIAISASSTGTVSSTTAITENNGTHEPPSPNSRPVSVNLRSTSISPTPQNRNAKTIHIVGTSTNSTAGNNSKPTSSALGAGTEAMNAVPAHPVSMDNVCSRVQELEQKVNRMERQLATQNGLIEELTRMLRGESDKVKTLQKELEKYAQCVTQV, encoded by the exons TGAGCGCAGTCGTCGAGTTCGACTACACGGCCAAGGAACCGGATGAGCTAACGctcaaaaagggtgccatcaTTACCAACATCAAAGTGCAGGATGGAGGCTGGTGGGAAGGAACGCTGGTCGCTACCGGCCGCACCGGAGTTTTTCCGGACAATTTCGTCCGCGTGCTAGAATCGCAAGACAAGAATCAAGTGGTCCTACG AGATAAAAGTGCAACACAGAATCGAAGGTGTAAAGTCATTTACAGCTATCAGGAGAACAAAGCCGACGAACTAACGTTAGCGGTGGGCGATGTAGTAGAATTTTTCGAGGAG GTCGAGGAAGGATGGTGGCGCGGTAAGCTGAACGGACGGGTCGGCGTGTTTCCGTCCAACTTCGTCGAAATGATCGAATCCGTATCGCCCAAATCGTCAAGCCGCAAGAGTGGCAACGTGGGCGGTGGTACGGGCGTTACGGCAATTGATGGTGGCGGGCTACCGGCAACGACCGGTTCGTTAGGTGCCAGCCTGTCCAAAACCAACAGCCTCAACAAGAGCCGCACGAGCTTGAACAGCTCGCGGGAGGATCTGGACAGGCATGATGCACCGTCGCTGCCGCCGAAACCGGTACGGGAACTGTGCAAGGTACTGTTCGCTTACCAGCCCGCCAACGAGGACGAGCTGAAGCTGGTGGAGGGCGACATCATCACCATCCTCTCGAAAGAGCTACCGGATAAGGGCTGGTGGAAGGGCGAGCTGCGCGGACGGATCGGCGTGTTTCCGGACAATTTCGTTTCGCTGCTACCGCCGGAAGGTGGTAAATCGTCCGCGCACATATCGGCTTCGGTCCGCTCGCTTGCCAGCAGCACGACCGGCTACAGCAGCGGTGGCGTTAGTCCTCATCATCCGGGCGTCGTTTCCCCGGTCAAGGATCCGCTTCACATTCCCAAACCGGACCGCCCGCCAACGGCCAGCAAGATGCAAATGTTTGGCAAGCAAACGTCCAACCCGTCCACCATCTCGGCGGCGGCCTACCGGAAGGAGAGCTTCGGCTCGAAGGATTCGTTGAACGAATCGACCGGCAGTGTCGGAAGCGTCGGCGGCGCGGGCTCGGTGACCGGTTCACCGACGTACAACAGCGTGGCGGCGCACCGGAAATCGCTCGAAAGCAAGGGCACGGACGGTTCGGCCGTATCGCCAGCCCCCACGGCAGGCATCGTGACGGAGAAGCCACCGCGCAAGAGCCTGGAAAACAAAGCGTCCGAGATTCGCAAAAGTCTGGAAAATTTGGACGACAAAAAGGCCACCCCGCCACCAGTGCTTGGTAAAAAGCCGCAGGTTCCCATCAAAAAGTCACCCTCGATCACGAGCGTCACCGGGAACCTGTTCTCGGGGCTGAAGCAAAAGGTGAAGGGTGGAGGATCGCTGGAAAAGGACAAAACGACCGCAGCGGATGAACGGGACGGCATCGGTAGCAGCAAGGTGGTAAAGTCGGAGGTGGCGGACAATGGCGACCGGTCGATCGTGGGCGAACGGATCGATGTAGAGCTGGGACACGTTGAACGTGGCACCTCGGTACTGAAGGACATGCGGGCCAATCGGGCGAAAGCGCCCAAACGGCGGCCACCCTCCTCACCAAGCAGTATTATTACCACCGATCCGAACGTGACGGCCAACGGTGGTAGCGTTTCCCTTAGCAATGGCAATTCTGGCCTATTCAATCAGCTGTCACTATCATTCGAGCCGGAAAGTCCGAAGCCGGACCTGATGGTGTCGGCAGCACCGGCCCTAAACTCTTCGCACGGTTCCGGATCCACCGCAGCGACGGGCGACGCGGAGGAGGCAGTGCCCAAGGTGGCGAAACCTCGCGAGTGGGAAAAGAACAAGGTACCGTGGATGGACGAGCTGAAGGCAAGTCAGGCAAAAAAGACGACCGCCTCGGAAAGCAAATCGCCCGAACACCATCATCACGTGTCGTCCTCGCAACACAGCACGAGTAGCCACACTCAGGAGGAGACAAGCATTTCCAAATCATTCCATgctagcaccaccaccaccaccacgggtGGGGCCGGCACTACACCACCCGTCCCGTCGGGTCATGCGGTCCGTGCCCGGCTAATGGAACGATCCGCCACGACGACGAGTGTCCCGTCGGAAAGCAATCACGCCAGCAATAGTACCAGCAATATCAACAGTTCCTTCGATCTGATTGCGTCGTGCAATCGGAAGGACACAGTCACACCGTCCTCAGTCAGCAGTAGTGGCGGAGGTTCgctgcagcaccagcagcaccatcaatCCTTCGAGTCATCGAACGTGAGCGCAATGACTAAATCGATGTCTGCCCTgtccaccaccacgaccaagATTGCCATCTCCGCATCGTCGACCGGTACGGTATCGTCGACCACGGCGATCACCGAAAACAACGGTACACATGAACCGCCCTCACCAAACAGTCGCCCCGTCAGTGTGAACCTGCGGAGCACCAGCATTTCGCCAACGCCCCAGAACCGTAATGCCAAAACGATTCACATCGTCGGCACCAGCACCAACAGTACGGCGGGTAACAACAGTAAGCCAACATCGTCCGCGCTGGGAGCAGGGACAGAAGCGATGAACGCTGTGCCCGCTCATCCCGTCTCGATGGACAACGTTTGCAGCCGGGTTCAGGAGCTGGAGCAGAAGGTGAACCGAATGGAGCGACAGCTGGCAACACAGAACGGACTTATTGAAGAGCTGACGCGAATGTTACGCGGTGAGTCGGATAAGGTAAAAACGCTTCAGAAAGAGCTAGAAAAGTACGCGCAATGCGTTACGCAGGTATGA
- the LOC120947341 gene encoding calreticulin → MRTLAVLFAAFLAVNAKVYFEEGFKDDSWQKTWVQSEHKGVEYGKFVHTAGKFYNDAEADKGLQTSQDARFYALSNKFTPFSNKDDTLVIQFSVKHEQNIDCGGGYLKVFDCSVDQKDLHGETPYLVMFGPDICGPGTKKVHVIFSYKGKNHLINKDIRCKDDVFTHFYTLVVRADNTYEVLIDNEKVESGSLEDDWDFLPPKKIKDPEAKKPEDWDDRATIADPDDTKPEDWDKPEHIPDPDATKPDDWDDEMDGEWEPPMIDNPEYKGEWKPKQIDNPAYKGVWVHPEIDNPEYEEDKSLYLREEVCAVGIDVWQVKSGTIFDNFMITNDLEEAKKVAASVKETQEGEKKVKDAQEAEERKKAEEEAAAEEAAKDDEDEDDEDDADNALPGEATELDDEGHDEL, encoded by the exons ATGCGTACGTTAGCGGTTTTGTTTGCCGCCTTTCTGGCCGTTAACGCCAAGGTGTACTTTGAAGAAGGATTCAAAGACG ATTCGTGGCAAAAGACCTGGGTCCAGAGCGAGCACAAGGGTGTCGAGTACGGTAAATTTGTGCACACTGCCGGAAAGTTCTACAATGATGCCGAAGCCGACAAAG GTCTGCAAACTTCGCAGGATGCCCGTTTCTACGCTCTGTCGAACAAGTTTACGCCGTTCTCGAACAAGGACGATACCCTCGTCATCCAGTTCTCCGTGAAGCACGAGCAGAATATTGACTGCGGCGGTGGCTACCTGAAGGTGTTCGACTGCTCCGTGGACCAGAAGGATCTGCACGGCGAGACGCCGTACCTGGTCATGTTCGGACCGGATATCTGCGGACCGGGCACGAAGAAGGTGCACGTGATCTTCAGCTACAAGGGCAAGAACCATCTGATCAACAAGGACATCCGCTGCAAGGACGACGTGTTCACCCACTTCTACACGCTGGTCGTGCGCGCTGACAACACGTACGAGGTGCTGATTGACAACGAGAAGGTTGAGTCGGGCAGCCTGGAGGATGACTGGGACTTCCTGCCGCCGAAGAAGATCAAGGACCCGGAAGCGAAGAAGCCGGAAGACTGGGACGATCGCGCGACCATCGCCGATCCGGACGATACCAAGCCGGAGGACTGGGACAAACCGGAGCACATCCCCGACCCGGATGCCACCAAGCCCGACGACTGGGACGATGAGATGGACGGCGAATGGGAGCCACCGATGATCGACAACCCCGAGTACAAGGGCGAATGGAAGCCGAAGCAGATCGACAATCCGGCCTACAAGGGTGTCTGGGTGCATCCGGAGATCGACAATCCCGAGTACGAGGAGGACAAGAGCCTGTATCTGCGCGAGGAAGTGTGCGCCGTCGGTATTGACGTGTGGCAGGTGAAGTCGGGCACGATCTTCGATAACTTCATGATCACGAACGATCTCGAGGAGGCGAAGAAGGTGGCCGCTAGCGTGAAGGAAACGCAGGAAGGCGAAAAGAAGGTTAAGGACGCCCAAGAGGCCGAGGAGCGCAAGAAGGCCGAAGAGGAGGCGGCTGCCGAAGAGGCTGCCAAGGATGACGAAGATGAggacgatgaggatgatgCGGACAATGCGCTGCCCGGTGAAGCGACCGAGCTGGATGACGAGGGACACGATGAGCTGTAA